One genomic window of Streptomyces spiramyceticus includes the following:
- a CDS encoding thymidine kinase — MPELVFFSGTMDCGKSTLALQIEHNRSARGLQGMIFTRDDRAGEGKLSSRLGLVTDAVEAADGFDFYAYLVAHLSQGNRADYVIVDEAQFLAPEQIDQLARIVDDLELDVFAFGITTDFRSKLFPGSQRLVELADRVEVLQVEALCWCGARATHNARTTGGQMVVEGAQVVVGDVNQSPDEIGYEVLCRRHHRRRMTAASARAGALSPDVLPVDALTPGSAFNGSTVRS; from the coding sequence ATGCCTGAGCTGGTGTTCTTCTCCGGAACGATGGACTGCGGAAAGAGCACCCTCGCTCTTCAGATCGAGCACAACCGGTCGGCACGCGGCCTCCAGGGCATGATCTTCACTCGCGACGACCGTGCGGGCGAGGGCAAGCTGTCCTCCCGCCTCGGGCTGGTCACCGACGCCGTCGAGGCCGCCGACGGCTTCGACTTCTACGCGTACCTCGTCGCCCACCTCTCCCAGGGCAACCGCGCCGACTATGTGATCGTGGACGAGGCCCAGTTCCTCGCCCCCGAGCAGATCGACCAGCTGGCCCGTATCGTCGACGACCTGGAACTCGACGTCTTCGCCTTCGGTATCACGACCGACTTCCGCTCCAAGCTCTTCCCCGGCTCGCAGCGCCTGGTCGAGCTCGCCGACCGCGTGGAGGTGCTCCAGGTCGAGGCGCTCTGCTGGTGCGGCGCGCGGGCCACGCACAACGCCCGCACCACAGGCGGCCAGATGGTGGTCGAGGGCGCCCAGGTCGTCGTCGGCGACGTCAACCAGTCGCCCGACGAGATCGGTTATGAGGTGCTGTGCCGCCGGCACCACAGGCGCCGGATGACGGCCGCGTCCGCGCGGGCCGGAGCACTGTCGCCCGATGTGCTGCCCGTGGACGCCCTCACTCCCGGCTCCGCCTTCAACGGGTCGACCGTACGATCGTGA
- a CDS encoding VOC family protein, with product MTEPAIPRHTPGAPCWVSLMVHGLAATQDFYRALFGWEFRPGPGQLGPYVRAVLDGKEVAGIGQLPPDRHLPVAWTPYFATEDADVTAESIRSHGGTIGVGPLDADHAGRMAIGSDPSGAVFGIWQAAAHLGTAIAGTHGTPAWNELMTRETATVGKFYQAVFGYEVEPDGSADPDDYLTLRLEGRPVAALRGVGKALPRDRGPHWMTYFEVEDTDESARTVQELGGHVLQAPREGANGRVATVADPEGAVFTIVRSTR from the coding sequence ATGACCGAGCCAGCGATCCCGCGGCACACGCCTGGTGCGCCCTGCTGGGTAAGCCTGATGGTGCACGGCCTGGCCGCGACCCAGGATTTCTACCGGGCGCTGTTCGGCTGGGAATTCAGGCCAGGACCCGGGCAGCTCGGCCCGTACGTCCGCGCGGTGCTCGACGGGAAGGAAGTCGCGGGCATCGGCCAACTGCCCCCGGACCGGCACCTGCCCGTCGCGTGGACGCCGTACTTCGCCACCGAGGACGCCGATGTCACGGCCGAGTCGATCAGGAGCCACGGCGGCACGATCGGCGTCGGCCCGCTCGACGCGGACCACGCCGGCCGGATGGCCATCGGCTCCGACCCCTCGGGCGCGGTGTTCGGCATCTGGCAGGCCGCGGCGCATCTGGGCACGGCGATCGCCGGGACCCACGGGACGCCCGCCTGGAACGAGTTGATGACGCGTGAGACGGCGACGGTCGGCAAGTTCTACCAGGCGGTGTTCGGCTACGAGGTGGAACCGGACGGCTCTGCCGACCCCGATGATTATCTGACGCTGCGCCTCGAAGGCCGCCCCGTGGCCGCCCTGCGCGGCGTGGGCAAGGCCCTGCCGCGCGACAGGGGCCCGCACTGGATGACGTACTTCGAAGTGGAGGACACCGACGAATCGGCCCGTACGGTCCAGGAACTCGGCGGGCATGTCCTGCAGGCCCCCCGGGAGGGCGCCAACGGCCGGGTGGCGACCGTCGCGGACCCGGAGGGCGCGGTCTTCACGATCGTACGGTCGACCCGTTGA
- a CDS encoding sulfurtransferase — MNAIITASQLASESAGDRPPVLLDVRYQMGGPHGRAAYEAGHIPGAVFVDLEAELAGPPGPGGRHPLPDVEAFGAVMRRAGVSQDRPVVVYDGGQGWAAARAWWMLRWTGHPDVRVLDGGLAAWTGPVESEVPAPAAGDFTPVPGAVPLLDADGAAELARTGLLLDARAAERYRGEVEPIDPVAGHIPGAVSAPTMDNVGPDGRLLPASQLAARFKALGAADAPAVGVYCGSGVSAAQEVLALEVAGIPAALYAGSWSEWCADTSRPVATGPDPL; from the coding sequence ATGAATGCCATCATCACCGCATCCCAACTCGCGAGCGAGTCGGCGGGGGACCGGCCGCCGGTCCTCCTGGACGTCCGCTATCAAATGGGCGGACCTCACGGCCGTGCCGCGTACGAGGCGGGTCACATCCCCGGGGCTGTCTTCGTCGACCTGGAGGCGGAACTCGCCGGCCCGCCCGGACCCGGCGGCCGCCACCCCCTTCCCGACGTCGAGGCGTTCGGAGCGGTCATGCGCCGTGCGGGCGTCTCTCAGGACAGGCCGGTCGTGGTGTACGACGGCGGGCAGGGCTGGGCCGCGGCTCGTGCATGGTGGATGCTCCGCTGGACGGGCCACCCGGACGTGAGGGTTCTGGACGGGGGTCTCGCCGCGTGGACGGGCCCGGTCGAATCCGAGGTCCCGGCCCCGGCTGCCGGTGACTTCACGCCCGTCCCCGGCGCCGTACCCCTCCTCGACGCCGACGGAGCCGCCGAACTGGCCCGTACGGGGCTGCTGCTCGACGCCAGGGCGGCCGAACGGTACCGGGGCGAGGTCGAGCCGATCGACCCGGTCGCCGGCCACATCCCGGGCGCCGTCTCCGCCCCGACCATGGACAACGTCGGGCCCGACGGCCGCCTGCTCCCCGCATCCCAACTGGCCGCCCGCTTCAAGGCGCTGGGCGCTGCCGACGCCCCGGCGGTCGGCGTGTACTGCGGCTCGGGCGTCTCGGCCGCCCAGGAGGTGCTGGCCCTGGAGGTCGCGGGCATCCCGGCGGCGCTGTACGCGGGCTCCTGGTCGGAGTGGTGCGCCGACACGTCCCGGCCTGTGGCCACCGGACCCGACCCCCTGTAG